aaaagatttaaaaagatATGTttttatgttgatgctgccaccatgctgcatatttgtgacagatctgtcaTAAACAATACCAACGCATGTGGAGTTACCCTACTGTGGTGTATTCAGTAGAAGTGCCCAGGGCAGCATGAGCTATCCATACAGCCCTCACTGGCACTTATATGTTTCATTGTATTTACTTACATTGAATTATAGAACACTTACAACTAGAAGTGCTAGAACCCCTTATATAAAATGTTCCTGTAGTCACTGAGTCATGCCTGTATAAACAAGAGTATtctctagtacagtgtttccctaccagtgtgcctccagctgttgcaaaactacaactcccagcatgcccggacagctgaaagctgtccgggcatgctgggagttgtagttttgcaacagctggaggcacgctggtagggaaacactgctctagtataAACTGCTACTATAATGTCTATTCCCAGCTCTGAAGGATTTACACGTTTACAAATGACATATTTGTTTCTGGTTTTCATTCAGTTTGTGCCCGCACCACATGGCTATCTGAAATACTAAAGAGATTAAAGTTAAAAGAAGGGAGATCTGTAAATATGTTTCTTGTCgggatcacaatgtaattacagCTACTCTGGATTAAAAACTTTGACTGAATCGTGGGTTAATATCCCTGCAGATTGCTCCGTTTAATCTCCAACAACAGTACACAAGTGAAATTGCAGTTCACTCCACTGAATGATGTAGACTGTACTCCAAGGAGTCTTTAAATAATGAGGAACAAGAAAAGGTATCGCAAGATTAAACCTAACTTTTAttaaatcattttttataaagctgcatataaaacaataaaaacagctCCAAAAATCAAAGTACCAAATACAGGAATCTTATAGTATGGTaagaaataatatataaaatgccCTGATGGTTGTGACAGTAAACTCCTCAGTGGTGCTTATTACTGAGTAATATTTTGTACAACCCTATTGGCCTATTATTTCATCCTGGCAAGATGGTGACTGCAGTTTTTTAATGTACTCTGGCAATTCtgcactttaagggtacgttcacatgtgagtattttctgctgcagatctgggcaatgggcagcaaaatctgcagcaaaaacacgcacatgtgaacgtacgCTAAAACCTAGACACACCTATTCCCTCATACATGTTTCGCTCATCCGCGCTTCCTCAGAGGTTATCACCTGACCGCATGCTTTAGATTTAAGGGATAGACCAGCGAAAAAGATCTTATTCCCTGTCcacagtgtctgatcacagggggtcttactgctcagaccccctgcaatgtcTTGCCTGGTGCTCTGGCACTCTAAAAGGAGCACGTGCTACAGACAGCTCATGCTTCATTAAATGCTATGGGAGCTCCAGAGATGcccgagtacagcactctggTCGCTTCAGCacttcccatagagaatgaatggagcaattGCCCTTTGTAGCATGTGGGCTTTGCATTCCTGGGCTTTGCATGCAGTAACAGCtttatgtgaagaaaaaaaaggttgAGGGTCACAAAGGAACACTGAGTAGAAGTATGAAAGCTGCTGCCATATTTTTCCAGCAGTAGCTTCTCTCCTTTAGAGCAAAATGATAGATCAAAAGGATTTTAACACTTTACTCCCCTGACATCTGCCTTTGGGGAAGAGTTTAAAGACCATCATACACAATAGATGGTTGGCCCTTCAGGTTTGACTTACTTTAATGCTTATGGCTGGTCCCTTTATGTTATCTACATAACCATTGCTACATAAAAGTAAAAAGGGACAGTCAGTTTAGGCCTATTTTTCTTTAAAATGAACCTATCcttaacctgttaaaggggtactccacccttagacatcttatcccctatccaaaggataggggataagatgtcagatcgccggggtcccgctgctggggaccccggggatcgctgctgcagcactccactatcattactgcgcagagcgagatcgctctgcacgtaatgacgggcaatacaggggccggagcatcgttaagtcacggctccgcccctcgtgacgtcacggcccgcccccgtcaatacaagtctatgggagggggcgtggtggtcgtcacgccccctgccatagacttacattaaggggaagggccgtgatgtcatgaggggcggagccatgacaaactcgctctgtgcagtaatgatggcggggtgccgcagcggcgatccccggggtccccagcagcgggaccgcggcgatctaacatcttatcccctatcctttggataggggataagatgccaggggcggagtacccctttaaggacgaggAGTGTACCTGAATGCCCTGCACCCACTCacgcgatataacacggggtcacgggCTGACCCCACACCATATCGGGTCTGTCCCGTggataatactggacatcactgatgtccggtattaacccctaagttgatcgctgcgtctaaaattaaaaaattacatcctggcagctcagtcgggctgattgggaccaccgtggtgaaattgcagtgtcccgatcagcagagaacacatgaggagggtccctaccttcctcctcggtatccgatcggcgattgattgctccaagcctgagattcaggctggagcaatcgagcgccGAAAATACTGAATAATGCAatgctatggaatagcattgatcagtgtatgcaatcaatgtattgcatgttattttaccctatgggagctataacagtgtaaaaaaaagtgtaaaaaaagttcctaaatgtgatttaacccctgccctaataaaagtttgaatcacccccattttaccataaaaaaaacctatgtaaataaaaataaatataaacatatgtggtatctccacatgcataaatgtccgaactataaaaatatatcattaatccccatggtcaatggcgtacacgtgaaaaaattccaaagtccaaaatagcgtatttttggtcaccttttataccattaaaataaaatttgatcaaaaagtccgatcaaaacaaaaatggtaccgataaaaacttcagatcatggtccaaaaaatgagccctcatacatccctgtatgcggaaaaataaaaaagttataggggtcagaagatgacatttttaaaagtattaattttcatgcatgtagttatgattttttccagaagtgaaacaaaatcaaacctatataagtagggtatcattttaattgtatggacctacagaataaagttaaggtgtcatttttactgaaaaatatactgcgtagaaatggaagcccccaaaacttacaaagttgcgttttttttttcaattttgttccacaaatatttttttatttttttttgttttgccatagatttttgtaaaatgactgagtacaattggtggtgcaaaaaacaagcaaaatgggtctgtaggtgcaaaattgaaagggttatgattttttaaaggtaaggaagttcttttcttttttaatttattttctgtccccagtgctctctgctctcttCCAAGGTCCTCTAACAAAATaatagaataaaaagtgatcaatatgcATCCCAAAAAAGTACCAATGTAAACTACAATTTATCCCACAAGTCCTTATAAAAGTTTGCCAATGGTAGAATAAAAGCATAATGAGTCTTTGAATGCAACCAcacaaaacattattatttttttaaataaaaaatgtaatattgtGTAAAACTAGAAAAGCATAAAAGACAAATttggtatcaccataattgtgaTTAACTACAGATTAGTTATCGTGTCATATATACTGCACGTTCAATGCCATAAAAACAAAACTTTCAAAAAACAATGACATATTTGCAGTTTTTTTCTACCTCCCAAGAAAATGAATGGGTTAAGAAAAAATGCATGTTCATAGCTACCATATAATCAACAGCTCcatctacattatatacatgtcCAATCCTATTCCATAAAAACCAAGGCATCATTTACAAACTTTATGTAAACATAATGGTAACCAGATGAGTGCCTTTACAGTAAGTTGTCACATGTGGTCCGCCTAAGGACTCCTTGTAGCCAGCAATCCATGTGCTGTGATGTCAAGGATGTTCCTAGTCTAGTGACTAGACTAGGGCTTTCCTTAACATCAAGGCATATGGGATAATGCTGCTGCAGCCGGCCGTGCAGCAAGTGTGGGGATAGTGGCCACATATGCACCTGTCATGGCTGAGCCCCGTCCTGCCCTGAGGTGCCCTATACATGCAGCTTCATGCGAAGGGCAGATGCATACTAGAGCTGCATGAAAAGCCATTGCTGGTGCAGAACGATTACTTTTCCCACATGGGCTTCCAGAAGCTGTGTCGGTTGCATGAGGAGGTAAAGAAACCCAAGATCAGTTGCCTCATCTGCTTCTATGCAGGTACTATGGGGAGCTCTGCTTCTAATGAATGGACaccacatatttaaaggggtattccaggaaaaaaactttttatatatatcaactggctccagaaagttaaacagatttgtaaattacttctattaaaaaatcttaatccttttagtacttatgagcttctgaagttaaggttgtttttttctgtctaagtcctctctgatgacacctgtctcgggaaacgcccagtttagaagcaaatccccatagcaaacctcttctaaactgggcatttcccgagacaggtgttatcagagagcacttagacagaaaagaacaaccttaacttcagaagctcataagtactgaaaggattaagattttttaacagaagtaatttacaaatctgtttaactttctggagccagttgatatatatgaaaagttttttttctggaatacccctttaagatctatcAGTGATGGAGTCAAGCACAGTCAGTTCAGCCACAAAGCACAATTCGCTGTGGAATAGCCCACTTATAACCTGTGTGCGGACCCAAGAAGTGTAGCCTATATAAACTTTAGCCCTACCTACAGTAGTCTCGGCCTGGTTTATAGAAACCAATAAGGTCCCTGTTCTTATCAAAATTAAATCAGTGCACGCACATAAGACGTTGCTCTCTACCACAGCAAAAAAGCCACAGAAAAGTCACATATGCAAAAGAAATGTACTTCAATCATCAATAAAAGTAAACAAGGTTATTCAGATCTTTACACATAATTTGCATTGCAGGCTTAAAggctatatacagtatgtacattTTTGCAATCAAACAATGAATCAATGTTTAGCCTTCATCAAAAAATGGTAGTGTCTTGCTTATACAGCTCCTGTACAGATATATGTGTcttcatggtaacagactacaagaaAACCCTGTGTGTAGTCTGGTCTTGCTGCCATTAGCCTTCTTAATACACATTTACAGACCTAATAAAGCGGGCAGATGGAGGGACTAACATGAGACAGCAACATTTTTTAATCATGGCTATTTGCAAAGTTTCTTTAGTATTTGGTTTAAAAGATGCATTGAAAGTCTTTAAAGCGGATTCAAAAGCTGAGCCTTGCATTTTCTTTGTGAAGCTTCTCTGCCATCTCCTTTGTTACTAGATTGCCCCACAAGCTGAAAAATAAACAAGAATGTTAAATCAACATTGCGCTTATTGTAAATGAAGAAAGAATCAATGACATCAATAATGGACGCAGAATAAAGGCATTTCTTTTAACCCAATCATCACATGTCTACATAAGGAACAGTCAGAATAGGTAGAATAGGCAGGTTACCCTATATAGAAAGATGAGACCTATAGGAGGTAGCAAAGATTAGAGAAGACCTTATTGGTATGGATATTTTCTCTATGTAACACAACTATGATTTTattgcagacaggaggctcatatcagaatgcattatccttctttattttgcccattagcagaaagaatgacagtgttaaacataaaaagaaaaagaaaacacaggTGTCCAAGCACCTAGTAACCATagcaactccctcctccatccCACCAATCCAAGCATAGACTGCCCTATATAACCAAGCtgcagcccctcctcctcctctttctttctgctcgttAGCAGCATCAGTATCTAACAGATAAGTGCATTAATAATTCTCATTCCTGTCACCCACACTGTAATTTCTCCCTTTACCCTGTACTCCCAGGGTTGGGGGACTTCTGCCCTCTGTGGCCAGCTTCTGAGGGAGCGAGGGTCCCTCTCTCTCTATCTttatctctctctcccccctctccccgtgtttttctatctatatacatctatatatctatttccgTTCCCCCCCTTTTCTGTCCTCTGGGTCGGTATTTCAGACCCAGGGAACTGTACCGTTGTTCTGTCTCACTTATTTTTTCTCCCCTTTGGCGCTCCGCCATTTTTCCTGACTCCGCCCCCCTTCTTCTCCGGCTTTCAGTCTGAGATCTCCTGAGCGCTTCGCGCGCTGCAGGGGGGCGTGTCCGCACGTTCGCTTCGCGAGCGTTTTGGCCTGTTACCTCGCCTACGTGCGGGGCCTTCTGTGTGGTGCCCCGGCGAGTCCCTTGGTTGCGCGGCCCGGCCGTTTCGTCGGTCGCCGACTCAGGGATTCCCCGCGGCCCCTCCGTTCATCATTCGGCGCTGGCGCATTAATATCGCCTTACCCAGTTCGCAACTGAGTGGGATTTTTTCGCTGCGCATTATTGCGAACATTTTTCTCTACTCTCTCTTATTGTATACTCTTGTAtatttatatgttatttattcactGCAGTTAATGCTAGTCCCTCTGTCTGTTCTCTCCTTACAGCTGGGACTGCACACTTATATTGTACATCCATACATATTTTAACTACATCATGTCTGATGATCAGCTATCTCCACCTAATGGTGGGCTGACTCATTCATCTCAGGACCATATCCTAGCCCCTTCTGAATTATTGCAACAGATGGTGTCTACATCGGTCCAATCCGCCCTGGCCTCCGCCATGTCATCTGTCAATGACAGCATATCAAAATCTGTTTCCATGGCGTTGTCACGGCAACACCGGGAAGGGCCGGCCTCTTCAGATACCCCCTTGGTCGCCTCCCACATACAATCCCAGGCTTCCAGCCTACTAAGACCCGGCAAGTCGGACCGGAAGAGACGCTATTGCTCCGACTTAGATACCCACCTTACCAATACACCTACTATTGGAGGTGGTTCTAAACTAACTAAGACCTCAGTGCCTCCTGAGGATACCAATGTGAGTGCTCAGAACCCCACAGATGGGGATGACGTGCCCGGTGGAACCTCTCGGTCCTCCAGGCGTAATAAACCCGACTCTTTTGTTGAAGATTCAGATGGCACCTCAGACTCTGGGGATGATGATTTATATGAGTTGGAGGACGAGGATCTGGAAGGGAACGCGAGTCGTTCTCCTCCACATGGCTCCGCTGACACAAGCGCCCCCGGGGCGATCTTGGATTCCATGGGAATTCCATTCTTCAGCCTGGAGAATATCAAACACCCCCGTTCGGGGGAGTGGACGCCCATGTCACAGGTGGCTGATTATGTTTCGGCTTGGCTGCGCAAATCTTTAGATGGTCGCAACCGCAATAAACTGAGGGCGGAGTGTCCACGACCGTCACTGCCCAATAATGTCGCCACGACGCCAGAGTTGGACCCCATTCTGGTGCGCTATCTGGTTAAGACCGGTAAAAACCCTAAAAAGGGTATTGACAAATCTTTCAAAACTGTTCAGGACAAATTGTTGGATGTCCTTGGGCCTATGACTAAGATTTTACAATTGGCCGAACATGCTGTCGCTTCAGGTGAAGTAATTGATGCAGACATTTTACGGGGCTGGGCATTACGAGCAGTTTGCTTGCTCGGCAATGCAAACACTGCGGCGTCTACGGAACGCCGGAGATCCATCCTTATGCGGCTGGATCCCCAACTTACTCACCTGGCTACCGACGAACCTGGTCCGCCAGCGGACGGTTTACTATTCGGGGAGGCCTttcttaaaaatataaataagtatGTTGGCCTTTTCTCGGGCCTTGACAAAGCCCAATCCTCTTTAAAAAAGGTGGGCGCTAACAAGGTTTTCCCCAGGGCTGGAAGGGGTAGGGGTCGCCCTTCCGGCCGTGCCACCAACTATAGACCCTATAACAGGGGCCACTACATGCCTGACAGACAATATTACACACCAGTTCCCCAGCCACCACAGCCCTCGACTCCATTCTTTCCGCCTAGAGGACGTCCGTGGAGAGCGAGGGGTGCCAGCCGCGGATACCCAAGATCCAGGGGCACAGGTGAGACTGCCTATTCTGTCATTAACATGGGTTCCTGTGGGGGGCAGGCTGGGGTATTTTTTCCGGACCTGGTCCCGGATCACATCCGACCCGTGGGTCTTGCAAACTGTAACCGGCTATCAAATAGAATTTCTCTATCCTCCGATACAGACTTGTTGGCCACCAGCGATACACTTCGCGGACGCCGACAAGGCCCTGATCCGCTCAGAATTGATGGATCTGCAGTTGAAGCACGCCATTCAGGAGGTGTCTTGGGACGCTCCGGGTTATGTGAGCAATATTTTCTTGGTCAAAAAGAAGGACGGAGGTCACCGCCCGGTCATAAACTTGAAACATTTAAACGAGTACGTTTTGTAtcgccacttcaagatggaggggatACATCTTCTCAGAGATCTTTTGCTACCAGGAGACTGGTTGGCGAAGATAGATCTGAAAGACGCGTATCTAACCGTGCCGATACACCTTTCTTCCCGTCCATATCTTCAGTTCTGTTGGGAAGGTCGCAAATGGGAATTTGCATGCCTCCCGTTCGGCCTTTCTTCAGCaccatggtgcttcaccaaactgcTGAGACCGGTCATGGCTTTGCTCAGGAGCCGGGGGGTACGCCTGATCGTCTATCTCGACGATATTCTGATCATGGCGTCCACGTACGCGTTGGCCGTGCAGCATGTCCAATGGACGGCCGCTCTGCTCTCGGAGTTGGGCTTTTTGCTCAACGAAGAGAAGTCGGTACTCACGCCGTCTCGACGGACGGAGTTCCTGGGGTTCGAGGTGGATACCCACTTGGCCACCCTGAGTCTGCCCACGAGGAAACTGACTACGATCCGCAAGGAGATCCGGAAGCTTCTCCGTGCAGAGGTGGTCTCATTGCGGGCGCTCGCTCGGGTGGTCGGTCTGCTGACAGCCTCCATCCAGGCGATCTTCCCTGCCCCCTTACActacagggcgctgcagagactgAAGATTCGGCACTTGAGGGAGGGTTTGCCCTACTCAACCGAAGTGCCACTATCCGCAGAAGCCAAGGGAGAACTCCTGTGGTGGCTACGTCATGCCCAGGTTTGGAATGGGAAGACAATTTTCAATTCCAAACCGGACTTAGTGATAGAATCAGACGCCAGCCTGCGGGGTTGGGGTGCCCGCTGCGGGGCATCGACGTCCGGAGGCAAGTGGTCACCATCAGAAATGTGTTTGCACATCAATTGCCTGGAACTTCTCGCGGGCACCTTTGCCCTGAGGAGTTTCGCTTTCCACAGGTCGGATTGTTGTATCCTGCTGCGCATGGACAATGTAGCAGCCGTTCAATACATCAACCGCCTGGGAGGCACGAAATCCAAGATCCTCGCAGATCTCGCGACGGTCCTTTGGCAATTCTGCCTTCAGCGGAATATATTGTTGACCGCGGAGTATCTTCCTGGAATTTCCAACGCCATTGCGGACTGGAACTCCAGGTACCTCACGGACTCCAGCGATTGGATGTTGGAACCAAGGGTGTTCCAGGCGATCCATGCCCTGTGGGGGCCATTGAGTATCGACTTATTCGCATCTCGTCTCAATCGACAGCTGCCACGATTTTTCAGTTGGCGACCGGATCCGGACGCGTTTCTTCAAGTGTGGCCACAGAGCACTCTGTACGCCTTCCCGCCATTTGCCATGATCCCCAGAGTATTATGGCAGACGGTGTCCCAAAAAGCGATGCTGGTGTTGATCACCTCCTGGTGGCCGACTCAGTCATGGTTTCCCCAGGTCCTGGGGATGGCCATAGATGTGCCGAGGTTGTGTCCGCCTCTACTCACGTTGCTtcgagacccctcagggaatcttCATCCCTTGACATCGGACGATCAACTGCCGCTATTGGCATGGTTGATCTCGGGACACCTTCGCTTGGGGGCCGCATTTCGCAATCGGCTTCTGACCTCATCAATGAcgcttgggctccaggtaccagatcggcttatcgatcagcctggggaCTTTGGCTTCGTTGGTGCTCACgacgggatttggatcccgtaCGTGCCCCTGTAGCGGAGGTCATTAATTACCTCTCGGAGTCTTTTGAGGCGGGGAAAGCTTATCGCACGATCAACGTTTATCGCTCGGCTATTTCCGCCTCCCATGGGTTGGTGGATGGCTTGCTGGTTGGACAACACCCTATTGTCTGCCGTCTTATGAGGGGGATGCGGTTTAAGAGACCGCCTTCTTCGCGATATCTCACCACGTGGGATGTTAGCAGTGTATTACGCATGTTTGAGACATGGGAAGACAATGACGACTTGTCTCTTAAACTCCTGTCGTTTAAATTGACAATGTTGTTATGCCTGGTCTCCATCAAGCGTGTGTCAGACGTACGGGCCCTGGATATTTCCAGGAAACAATTTGTTCCCGATGGGGTTCGTTTTTCCATTTGTCGTAGGACCAAAACCGATCTACGTTCGGTTTTCTTCCCATTTTTTCCGACGCGCCCGAAATTGTGTGTCGTGCGATGTCTTCGATCTTATGAGTTGAGGACAGCTACGCGTCGTCCGACGGGTTCGGCGCAGCTCCTCATCTCCTATTGTCCGCCATATTTACCGGTTTCCTCCCCGACATTGGCTCGGTGGGTGAAATTGACAATGTCCTTAGCGGGTATTGATGTGTCACTGTTCACGGCTCACTCCACTAGGAGTGCGATGTCGACCAAAGTCCTTCAGACGGGTGGCTCGCTTTCGGAACTCTTGAGGGCGGCCGACTGGTCGTCCGAGGATACATTCCGTACGTTCTATTTTAAACCTACTGTACATGTGTCTATGTCTGTATTGTGATGGATTTATGATGCTTCTCTATGTACTGTGCTTTGAACATGCAttctgatatgagcctcctgtctgcaataaaattgaggattttcctagtagagtgacggaaaatattgattttattaagacaggaggcgaatatcaTCCCACCCGTTTCCCCTACCCGTTATTATTTATAACCTTTGTTGTTTTCAGGATATTGAAGAATGGTTCTGCCTTGCCACGGTTCTTTGTTGGGGTCAGCTGCGTGACCTATCCGGTTGATCGTTCCTGTTTGAAGATTGACGTTCTGCGTTATTGGTTCAAGATCCTCCGTGTGGACGCCGCCGCGCGAGTTCTGCAGTTTCGATGCTGGATTTCGTCacggcataaagaaagaggaggaggaggggctgcaGCTTGGTTATATAGGGCAGTCTATGCTTGGATTGGTGggatggaggagggagttgctATGGTTACTAGGTGCTTGGACAcctgtgttttctttttctttttatgtttaacactgtcattctttctgctaatgggcaaaataaagaaggataatgcattctgatatgagcctcctgtcttaataaaatcaatattttccgtcactCTACTAGGAAAATCCTCAATTTTCCCAACAGAGAACATGCAGTTAATATGTAGAAAAAGGTGAATCAAAACAGTATGTACGTCCTTCACTAATCCTTACCCCAAAGATATTTATAAATCTTTAAAATTATCAAGTCTGTGAATATAGTGATAAAGGggcaatttttattattgtacaacCAATAGGGCATTATGTCTGAGctactgatgctgctggtggTATATCGTCAACGTTTCCTATTAGTGTAATACTGGTGGACAGGTAAAGAGCTGGTGGAGCCCACTACAGATGTGTGGTAGGGTGGTTCTGTCTCTGCATGGAAAATGTTACATGTGTGGAGGGGCAGAGGGGAATAGGCATTACAGTTGTGTAAAGTTTGCATATCCTTGGAGAATTGATACTCTATGtgccattttaaaagaaaatgagTAAGCAGGCAAAGcatatttctttaattttttgtGGGATTAATATTCATGTGAGAGCAGTGACATAGCTTGGGTTGAGTCACCCAAGTAATTTTTTCCCTATAACGTCCGATGGAGCTGCTACCGTGTGATTTTCCTACACACATTAAGGAATGTAAGGAAACAAAGGGTTAACTTGCACTAAGAGCTTTTGTTTGGTTGCTTTGGTTACACCTGTCTGctgagactggtcagctgaccttgattgtatACCTGGTCTGGAcctatataagctggcagtctactcccagtttttgcctgctaaagagctcagttttgtactcctagctagctttctactgtatctgttatatctggcattttgaccctttgtctcatctctctgactcttctctttGGTATTAGCAATTTTTGACAAACTCCTGGCCTTTGACGCAAATAGTGGACATTGACTTATTGTGCaagtgtgttagttttgctttgttagtctgtctgttccctactgttctttgacctgagtctgtattattgtattttattattttgacaattacgtccctcacttgtctagggagggactgtcaccgtggttatggacctgttgcctagggcaggtacgtaagtaggcagggataggggagtgggcgagaatattgtgcactccttccctgctcaTACGTGACAGTTGGGTAATGTATGCAACTTGCGTAATAATTTGTACATTGTGGATTTAAACATTGCCGTAGCTCATGCACGTTGTGTAGGAATCAGGGgtgggattaacatttttaacaaGAGGTTCTCTACTTGACATGACTGATGCCCGCGGTGTACCGTATGGTGGGAAATTACTTTAAAAATTAAATATACCAACTCCCAAGTCAGTTTAGGGCGTGCTGGGGTTTTTACCATGTGAATCAatggtaagggtatgctgggagttgttgtttcacccatcattgcTAAAGACGTTACCTATGACTATAGCACTGATGGAACATAgacagaatatacaatgatagtgATTCACAGGTTATGTCTTCTCTGTAATAGTTTATTTTCCTCTTGATTTGGTCACAAAGcacaatttctgcatggaattctgcatgagaaTTCCGCATGGATTTAGAGCCAATACACTTAAATAGGATtctactgtcccattcacacagcagaatttctgctgcagtaattccattgaagtgaactaGCTATAAatccatgcag
The sequence above is a segment of the Hyla sarda isolate aHylSar1 chromosome 6, aHylSar1.hap1, whole genome shotgun sequence genome. Coding sequences within it:
- the LOC130276595 gene encoding uncharacterized protein LOC130276595, which codes for MSQVADYVSAWLRKSLDGRNRNKLRAECPRPSLPNNVATTPELDPILVRYLVKTGKNPKKGIDKSFKTVQDKLLDVLGPMTKILQLAEHAVASGEVIDADILRGWALRAVCLLGNANTAASTERRRSILMRLDPQLTHLATDEPGPPADGLLFGEAFLKNINKYVGLFSGLDKAQSSLKKVGANKVFPRAGRGRGRPSGRATNYRPYNRGHYMPDRQYYTPVPQPPQPSTPFFPPRGRPWRARGASRGYPRSRGTGY